In a single window of the Pseudodesulfovibrio profundus genome:
- a CDS encoding ABC transporter ATP-binding protein, which translates to MKERLLDIKDLNVDFDLREKKLRAVRGVSLSIDKGERLGIVGESGAGKSVLGFSIINLISKPGKISGGEIIFNGDDIAKYSYEDMRKIRGNHISMIFQDPMMTLNPVLTIGTQMKETVLAHMDVSEQEAEAICLDKLKKVYIPSPEKRLKQYPHEFSGGMRQRIVIAISLLTNPQLIIADEPTTALDVTIQAEIMELLLELCETDNMGLLLITHDLAVVSEVTQRIAVLYAGKVVEIGPTSEIISNPQHPYTQGLLQALPQMAGNSNRLNQIPGMMPSLFAMPSGCPFEPRCLAKLEKCKHDIPTLRELENGAEVACFAREGDK; encoded by the coding sequence ATGAAAGAAAGACTCCTTGACATCAAAGACCTCAATGTCGATTTCGACCTGCGAGAAAAGAAGCTTCGTGCTGTGCGCGGTGTTTCACTCTCCATCGACAAAGGCGAACGTCTTGGTATTGTGGGCGAATCCGGAGCAGGTAAATCCGTTCTTGGGTTCTCCATCATCAATCTGATTTCCAAACCCGGTAAAATTTCCGGCGGTGAAATAATCTTCAATGGGGACGACATTGCGAAGTACTCCTATGAAGATATGCGAAAGATTCGCGGAAATCATATTTCCATGATCTTTCAGGATCCGATGATGACGCTCAACCCCGTCCTGACTATCGGCACACAGATGAAAGAAACCGTGCTGGCGCATATGGACGTGTCGGAGCAGGAAGCCGAAGCTATCTGTCTCGACAAACTCAAAAAAGTATATATCCCCTCCCCTGAAAAACGACTCAAGCAGTACCCGCATGAGTTCTCCGGGGGCATGAGACAACGTATTGTCATCGCCATATCGCTGCTGACGAACCCGCAGTTGATCATTGCTGATGAACCCACAACAGCCCTGGATGTCACCATTCAGGCAGAGATCATGGAACTGCTCCTTGAGCTCTGTGAAACGGATAACATGGGGCTGCTTCTCATCACCCATGATCTGGCCGTTGTCTCGGAAGTAACGCAACGTATTGCTGTTCTTTATGCAGGAAAGGTCGTGGAAATCGGCCCGACTTCCGAAATCATCAGCAATCCGCAGCACCCTTACACACAGGGATTGCTCCAGGCCCTGCCGCAAATGGCAGGCAACAGCAATCGACTGAACCAGATTCCCGGCATGATGCCGTCCTTGTTCGCCATGCCTTCGGGCTGTCCGTTCGAGCCTCGCTGCCTTGCCAAGTTGGAAAAGTGTAAACACGATATCCCGACGCTCAGGGAATTAGAAAATGGTGCTGAAGTTGCTTGCTTCGCTCGTGAAGGAGACAAGTAA
- a CDS encoding ABC transporter permease, which yields MRSRWQRFRESFFLYSFLRDPMAYVSFAILVVLVVGAFGAPIIAPHDPYDPTTIDIMDSELPPAWSDEGDSRFLLGTDDMGRDMLSTMLYGMRISIVIGIGAVALQAFLGIVIGLLSGYIKRLDNIMMRIADVQLSFSTYMIAIFIGAIFQTVFGVENYGKIAAPLLILIIGLAEWPQYARTVRASVLAERKKEYVEAARIIGLSKVRIMWRHILPNTLSPVLVISTVQVANAIMSEAALSFIGLGMPMNKPSLGSLITAGFEYIFSGAWWITILPGILLVLLVLVINLLGDWIRDFLNPKLYKG from the coding sequence ATGCGATCACGTTGGCAACGTTTTAGAGAATCATTCTTCCTGTACTCGTTTCTGCGGGACCCGATGGCATACGTCAGTTTTGCCATTCTGGTCGTTCTTGTCGTCGGCGCTTTTGGTGCACCCATCATAGCCCCTCACGATCCGTACGACCCCACTACAATTGACATCATGGATTCCGAACTGCCGCCCGCATGGTCTGATGAAGGAGACTCTCGATTCCTTCTCGGCACAGACGACATGGGACGCGACATGCTTTCGACAATGCTCTATGGCATGCGTATTTCCATCGTCATCGGTATAGGAGCCGTAGCTCTTCAGGCTTTCCTCGGAATCGTAATCGGATTGCTTTCCGGTTATATCAAACGGTTAGACAACATAATGATGCGCATAGCCGATGTTCAGCTATCATTCTCGACATATATGATAGCCATCTTCATCGGTGCCATTTTCCAAACAGTGTTTGGCGTAGAGAACTATGGGAAGATTGCAGCTCCCCTGCTCATTCTGATCATTGGTCTTGCCGAATGGCCCCAGTATGCGCGTACAGTTCGTGCCTCCGTTCTTGCCGAACGAAAAAAAGAATATGTAGAAGCTGCCCGCATCATCGGTCTTTCAAAAGTTCGTATTATGTGGCGCCACATACTCCCCAACACCCTTTCGCCGGTTCTGGTTATCTCCACTGTCCAGGTGGCAAACGCCATCATGAGTGAGGCTGCACTGTCCTTTATCGGACTCGGCATGCCAATGAACAAACCATCCCTTGGGTCACTTATTACCGCTGGTTTTGAATACATCTTTTCCGGCGCATGGTGGATCACCATCCTGCCAGGCATATTACTTGTCCTGCTGGTTCTCGTGATCAACCTCCTTGGAGACTGGATCCGCGACTTCCTCAACCCAAAACTGTACAAGGGGTAA
- a CDS encoding ABC transporter permease encodes MFAFTVKRIAQALLVMLIISMIGFSIKNAFGDPVRELVGERVTPEERAEIREKLGLNDPFMVQYGRFLKNAVQGDLGRSFFFKKPVTEVIISKAPATLELVFCASLIVICLSIPLGIYAAIHPKRLFSRFVMGSSIVGVSMPVFLTAILLIYIFSVELKWLPSFGRGETVTLFGWWESGLLTWDGIKHLVMPSIALSSIMLPLFIRLIRSEMMEVLETEYVKFAWAKGIKPRRVWLVHAFKNTLLPVITVGGVQLGIMVAFTILTETVFQWQGMGSMFIESVERADTALMVSYIVVVGFIFVVVNTIVDLIYGLVNPTVRVAGRK; translated from the coding sequence ATGTTTGCATTTACAGTTAAACGAATAGCCCAAGCTCTTTTGGTCATGCTGATCATTTCCATGATCGGATTCTCCATCAAGAATGCCTTTGGTGATCCTGTGCGAGAATTGGTCGGCGAGCGCGTGACCCCCGAGGAACGCGCCGAGATACGAGAGAAGCTAGGACTAAACGATCCGTTTATGGTTCAGTACGGGCGATTTCTCAAAAACGCCGTACAAGGAGACCTAGGCCGCTCCTTCTTCTTCAAAAAACCTGTTACAGAAGTCATCATCTCCAAAGCACCGGCCACGCTTGAGTTGGTTTTCTGTGCTTCCCTCATCGTCATCTGTTTATCCATACCACTAGGCATATACGCCGCAATTCACCCCAAACGACTATTCAGCCGTTTTGTTATGGGAAGTTCCATTGTGGGTGTTTCAATGCCGGTATTTCTGACCGCCATCCTGCTGATCTATATTTTTTCGGTAGAATTGAAATGGCTCCCCTCGTTCGGTAGAGGGGAAACCGTAACCCTGTTTGGGTGGTGGGAAAGTGGATTGCTCACATGGGATGGAATCAAGCATCTCGTCATGCCGTCCATCGCCTTATCTTCCATTATGCTCCCTTTATTCATACGGCTTATCCGTTCAGAAATGATGGAAGTTCTGGAAACCGAGTACGTGAAATTCGCCTGGGCAAAAGGCATCAAGCCTCGCAGAGTCTGGCTGGTTCACGCCTTCAAGAATACCCTCCTGCCCGTCATTACCGTTGGCGGTGTCCAGCTTGGTATCATGGTGGCATTCACCATTCTCACCGAGACCGTTTTCCAGTGGCAGGGAATGGGCTCAATGTTTATTGAATCAGTTGAACGTGCCGACACCGCCCTCATGGTGTCCTACATCGTCGTCGTCGGCTTCATCTTCGTAGTGGTCAACACCATTGTTGACCTGATTTACGGACTGGTCAATCCAACCGTCCGCGTAGCGGGGAGGAAGTAA
- a CDS encoding ABC transporter substrate-binding protein, with amino-acid sequence MKKFTSVVLTLVVTAMMLATPAMAAKTLKLAMDADPVSLDPHVQLSGGMLQYSHMVFDPLVRWTKDGGFEPRLAEKWEVVADTKTRFYLRKGVKFHSGNEFTAEDVAFTLDRLKKSDDFKGLFTAFTGAEVVDKYTVDLVTKEPYGLVMAMATYIFPMDKAFYSGMDEKNNKPKDEIIKTDYSFANYNESGTGPFLVESREQGVKTVFKRFTQYWDKNTGNIDEIILTPISEAPTRVAALLSGDVDFIMPVPPNDLDRIEETKGLKLVTMSGTRIITFQLNQERRPEFANVKVRQAMAYAYNSLGVAQKIMKGFATPAAQNSPKGYQGHNPELKLRYDLAKAKELMKEAGYADGFSATMIAPNNRYVNDEKIAQAFVAMMSKIGIKISLKTMPKAQYWDQFDAQVADIQMIGWHSDTEDSANFFEYLYMCRDKESGIGQYNSGNYCNEKVDKLTVASNSEIDMEKRKAMLQEIEQILYDDAAFIPLHWQNLSWASKENMNTEDIVNVMNFPYFGNLVIK; translated from the coding sequence ATGAAAAAATTCACTAGCGTGGTGCTGACACTCGTTGTTACCGCAATGATGTTGGCCACCCCTGCAATGGCAGCTAAAACTCTGAAACTGGCAATGGATGCCGACCCGGTATCCCTTGACCCGCATGTCCAGCTTTCCGGCGGCATGCTGCAGTACTCTCACATGGTTTTCGATCCTCTGGTTCGTTGGACCAAAGATGGCGGCTTCGAGCCTCGTCTGGCCGAGAAATGGGAAGTCGTAGCCGACACCAAGACCCGCTTCTACCTCCGCAAGGGCGTGAAGTTCCACTCCGGTAACGAATTCACTGCCGAAGATGTTGCCTTCACCCTCGATCGCCTGAAAAAGTCCGACGACTTCAAAGGCCTGTTCACTGCCTTTACTGGTGCAGAAGTTGTCGACAAATACACCGTCGATCTAGTTACCAAGGAGCCGTATGGTCTGGTCATGGCAATGGCTACCTACATTTTCCCCATGGACAAAGCTTTCTACAGCGGCATGGATGAAAAGAACAACAAGCCCAAGGACGAAATCATCAAAACTGATTACTCCTTTGCCAACTACAATGAGTCCGGCACCGGTCCTTTCCTTGTTGAATCCCGTGAACAGGGCGTGAAGACTGTATTCAAGCGCTTCACCCAGTACTGGGACAAGAACACCGGCAACATTGATGAGATCATCCTGACCCCGATCAGCGAAGCACCTACCCGCGTAGCTGCCCTGTTGTCCGGCGATGTCGATTTCATCATGCCTGTTCCGCCGAACGACCTGGACCGCATTGAGGAAACCAAAGGTCTGAAGCTGGTCACCATGTCCGGTACCCGCATCATCACCTTCCAACTGAACCAGGAACGCCGCCCCGAATTTGCCAACGTCAAAGTTCGTCAGGCAATGGCTTACGCTTACAACAGCCTCGGCGTTGCCCAGAAAATCATGAAGGGCTTCGCTACTCCTGCTGCCCAGAACTCTCCGAAGGGCTACCAGGGCCACAATCCTGAGCTGAAGCTTCGCTACGACCTGGCCAAGGCCAAAGAGTTGATGAAAGAAGCTGGTTATGCTGACGGTTTCTCCGCCACCATGATCGCTCCCAACAACCGTTACGTAAACGACGAGAAGATCGCCCAGGCTTTCGTGGCCATGATGTCCAAGATCGGCATCAAGATCTCTCTGAAGACCATGCCCAAGGCTCAGTACTGGGATCAGTTCGACGCTCAGGTTGCTGACATCCAAATGATCGGTTGGCACTCTGACACCGAAGACTCCGCCAACTTCTTCGAGTACCTGTACATGTGTCGCGACAAAGAATCCGGCATCGGTCAGTATAACTCCGGTAACTACTGTAATGAAAAAGTGGATAAGCTGACCGTCGCCTCCAACTCCGAGATTGACATGGAAAAGCGTAAAGCCATGCTTCAGGAGATTGAACAGATCCTTTACGATGACGCAGCCTTCATTCCCCTGCACTGGCAGAACCTTTCCTGGGCTTCCAAGGAAAACATGAACACCGAAGACATCGTGAACGTCATGAACTTCCCGTACTTTGGCAATCTCGTCATCAAGTAG
- a CDS encoding IS5 family transposase: protein MLLFLHPKEEGMAIRQKGPRLGDYFLGHRRTKTTFLDEINELIDWQPINAFLCKKIRRKANAVGNPAYPPLAMFKILLLQRWYNLSDPGVEQALLDRLSFVRFTGFSIEDDVPDETTICRFRNGLIRLKVLDSLLDMLNRQLEGQGLLVREGAVVDASVVESQRRPRKVIDVMPEDRSEDAEEQDGPVDCRVSYSDDEEAAWLRKRNRAYYGYKLHAATDSRDGFLLCGHITPANHSDTGEFERLVNGVGLDPGARVYADKGYCSGKNRDILFDRDLEDGTMDKTPRGGRLTDFEKTRNRDISSIRQIVERAFGTLKRGYAFFRSRYVGREKVEGEFHILAMAFNLKKAVRLARA, encoded by the coding sequence ATGCTATTATTTCTCCATCCAAAGGAGGAAGGCATGGCTATTCGGCAGAAAGGACCTCGGTTGGGTGATTACTTCCTGGGGCACCGCAGAACCAAGACCACATTTCTGGATGAGATCAACGAACTCATCGACTGGCAGCCCATCAACGCCTTTCTGTGCAAGAAGATCAGGCGCAAGGCCAACGCCGTGGGCAATCCCGCCTATCCGCCTCTGGCGATGTTCAAGATTCTGCTCTTGCAGCGTTGGTACAACCTGAGTGATCCGGGCGTGGAGCAGGCGCTGCTCGACCGGCTCTCCTTTGTCAGATTTACCGGTTTTTCCATCGAGGACGACGTGCCGGACGAGACCACCATATGCCGTTTCCGTAACGGTTTGATCCGCCTGAAGGTGCTGGACTCCTTGCTCGACATGCTTAACCGCCAGCTTGAAGGACAAGGGCTTCTTGTCCGTGAGGGAGCCGTGGTGGACGCCTCGGTAGTCGAGTCGCAGCGGCGGCCGCGCAAGGTTATCGACGTGATGCCTGAGGACCGTTCCGAGGACGCCGAAGAACAGGATGGGCCGGTGGACTGCCGGGTCAGCTATTCGGATGACGAGGAGGCGGCCTGGCTCCGCAAGAGAAATCGGGCCTATTACGGCTACAAGCTCCATGCCGCGACGGACAGTCGAGACGGGTTTCTGCTCTGTGGTCACATCACTCCCGCGAACCATTCGGACACGGGCGAATTCGAGCGGCTCGTGAATGGCGTCGGCCTTGATCCCGGCGCACGGGTTTATGCGGACAAGGGCTATTGCAGCGGGAAGAACCGGGACATTCTGTTTGATCGCGATTTGGAGGACGGAACCATGGACAAGACGCCTCGTGGCGGCAGGCTGACAGACTTCGAAAAGACCCGCAACCGTGACATCAGCAGCATTCGGCAAATAGTCGAGCGGGCCTTCGGCACACTCAAACGTGGCTACGCATTCTTTCGGTCCCGATACGTGGGTCGTGAGAAGGTGGAGGGAGAGTTCCACATCCTCGCCATGGCGTTCAATTTGAAAAAAGCTGTTCGACTGGCGCGAGCCTGA
- a CDS encoding IS5 family transposase, with translation MLFFLHPKEEGMAIRQKGPRLGDYFLGHRRTKTTFLDEINELIDWQPINAFLCKKIRRKANAVGNPAYPPLAMFKILLLQRWYNLSDPGVEQALLDRLSFVRFTGFSIEDDVPDETTICRFRNGLIRLKVLDSLLDMLNRQLEGQGLLVREGAVVDASVVESQRRPRKVIDVMPEDRSEDAEEQDGPVDCRVSYSDDEEAAWLRKRNRAYYGYKLHAATDSRDGFLLCGHITPANHSDTGEFERLVNGVGLDPGARVYADKGYCSGKNRDILFDRDLEDGTMDKTPRGGRLTDFEKTRNRDISSIRQIVERAFGTLKRGYAFFRSRYVGREKVEGEFHILAMAFNLKKAVRLARA, from the coding sequence ATGCTATTCTTTCTCCATCCAAAGGAGGAAGGCATGGCTATTCGGCAGAAAGGACCTCGGTTGGGTGATTACTTCCTGGGGCACCGCAGAACCAAGACCACATTTCTGGATGAGATCAACGAACTCATCGACTGGCAGCCCATCAACGCCTTTCTGTGCAAGAAGATCAGGCGCAAGGCCAACGCCGTGGGCAATCCCGCCTATCCGCCTCTGGCGATGTTCAAGATTCTGCTCTTGCAGCGTTGGTACAACCTGAGTGATCCGGGCGTGGAGCAGGCGCTGCTCGACCGGCTCTCCTTTGTCAGATTTACCGGTTTTTCCATCGAGGACGACGTGCCGGACGAGACCACCATATGCCGTTTCCGTAACGGTTTGATCCGCCTGAAGGTGCTGGACTCCTTGCTCGACATGCTTAACCGCCAGCTTGAAGGACAAGGGCTTCTTGTCCGTGAGGGAGCCGTGGTGGACGCCTCGGTAGTCGAGTCGCAGCGGCGGCCGCGCAAGGTTATCGACGTGATGCCTGAGGACCGTTCCGAGGACGCCGAAGAACAGGATGGGCCGGTGGACTGCCGGGTCAGCTATTCGGATGACGAGGAGGCGGCCTGGCTCCGCAAGAGAAATCGGGCCTATTACGGCTACAAGCTCCATGCCGCGACGGACAGTCGAGACGGGTTTCTGCTCTGTGGTCACATCACTCCCGCGAACCATTCGGACACGGGCGAATTCGAGCGGCTCGTGAATGGCGTCGGCCTTGATCCCGGCGCACGGGTTTATGCGGACAAGGGCTATTGCAGCGGGAAGAACCGGGACATTCTGTTTGATCGCGATTTGGAGGACGGAACCATGGACAAGACGCCTCGTGGCGGCAGGCTGACAGACTTCGAAAAGACCCGCAACCGTGACATCAGCAGCATTCGGCAAATAGTCGAGCGGGCCTTCGGCACACTCAAACGTGGCTACGCATTCTTTCGGTCCCGATACGTGGGTCGTGAGAAGGTGGAGGGAGAGTTCCACATCCTCGCCATGGCGTTCAATTTGAAAAAAGCTGTTCGACTGGCGCGAGCCTGA